The window attagcaatttagcctttgatgaccaggcaaTGTGAatcctagcctttcctgctcattatcataacagggggtttcagtttctcagaactcaaccaaaatttcatatttactgcaaatcacctcataacttgagttcagtaatacatacagtcaggtgagatatattaatacattccgtcccacctgacgctcgcagagagaccaaacattacagtgtaatatgaaaattaatagagatattaatatctggcagccactaagggccagatattaagtgtttgtaacggttggtggcggggaagtcccacgaatacaaatatgtaggtcttagcatgttcagccaaggacatctcatagtattcttatatttaataaggttactcattttgatatcctgcttggggttgctccacccctacccccatcaataaaccctttgaagcaggataccttttgctggaaggtgtgaataacaaacacttCCATTCCTGGGTCTCGTATAGCAATacccctgtgaagccaggctaaattctagaaggatgtcctatttagcatacagaggtaacccagctttaaggtgtcaagaccatttggttcctcatgcattacaaaagggcaggcattctgcctgtacattagcattagcacaccattagcattctgcctgtatatttcaaaaactgcaaaaagtcactttatcaaaaatatatgtccctcttatgacaaagttatatttttaatatgtgggtacttggggggttccccGGAGGCTGCACCCCCAGATTCAGGGAGCTGGCGCACTCtgttcccaaattaccagttttcagggaaCCGTTTagtcagcactgcatataatattagccccttaagtcccagtgggtgtgttatgcagacactgattaaaccagaaacaataaaacatgggggaaaaggagaataagcattttcatgttataacaagggttaaatcacatttctgggcctcagcccagttaaccccttgtctccctggcgaggttagagggtggccaaatgggggggtaaccccgttaatcccgggccaaaccctcactatcgtcacacacagtacatgaataacagggggtagggtataatgattacacagtacatgaataacagggggtagggtataatgattacacggtacatgaataacagggggtagggtataatgattacacagtacaggaATAATAGGGGGAagagtataatgattacacggtacatgaataacagggggtatggtataatgattacacagtacatgaatagcagagggtagggtgtaatgattacacagtacacatgaataacagggggtagggtataatgataacACAGTACTTGAATAATaggaggtagggtataatgattacacagtacacatgaataacagggggtagggtataatggttacactgtacatgaataacagggggtagggtataatgattacacagtacatgaataacaggggtaggatataatgattacacagtacctgtacatgaataacagggggtagggtataatggttacacagtacatgaataacagggggtagggtataatggttacacagtacatgaataacagggggtagggtataatggttacacagtacatgaataacagggggtaggtataatggttacacagtacatgaataacagggggtagggtataatggttacacagtacatgtataacggggtagggtataatgattacacagtaaatgaataacagggggtagggtataatgattacacagtacatgaataacatggggtagggtataatgattacacagtacatgaataacagggggtagggtataatgattacacagtacatgaataacatggtgtagggtataatgattacacagtacatgtataacagggggtagggtataatggttacacggtacatgaataacagggggtagggtataatgattacacagtacatgtataacagggggtaggtataatgattacacagtacatgaataacggggtagggtataataattacacagtacatgaataatggggtagggtataatgattacacagtacatgaataacagggggtagggtataatgattacacagtacatgaataacagggggtagggtataatgattacacagtacatgaataacagggggtaggatataatgattacacagtgcatgaatagcagggggtagggtataatgattacacagtacatgaataacagggggtaggatataatgattacacagtacatgaataacagggggtagggtataatgattacacagtacatgaaaaacagggggtagggtataatgattacacagtacatgaataacggggggtagggtataatgattacacagtacatgaatgacggggggcagggtataatgattacacagtacatgaataacaggtagcagggtataatgattacacagtacatgaataacagggggtagggtataatgattacacggtacatgaataacagggggtagggtataatgattacacggtacatgaataacagggggtaagtataatgattacacagtacatgaataatagggggaagggtataatgattacacggtacatgaataacaggggttagggtgtaatgattacacagtacatgaataacagggggtagggtataatgattacacagtacctgtacatgaataacagggggtaggtataatgattacacagtacatgaataacagggggtagggtataatgattacacagcacatgaataatagggggtcgggtataatgattacacagtacatgaataacagggggtggggtataatgattacacagaacatgtataacaggggtagggtataatgattacacagtacatgaataacagggggtatggtataatgattacacagtacatgtataacaggggtagggtataatgattacacagtacctgggtaacagttacacacagggatgtgggtgTTAGTGTCAGGGTCGCGCCTGGGCCACGTACCCTTGGCATGTCACGCCAGCAGTCCAGACGTGCGCAACAGGCAGTGTAACCGGACCACCCAGGTCACGCCTGCTCCACCTGTCCCCAGAGTGTCACGCCAACAATCAGGGGACCCGCAGGGACTCTCAGCGGCGCGCGCATCTCACCACAACAGGCAGTCCGTTCAAACACGCGTGGCCGCACGTCGCTCTGCCTGCAATTCTTGGATTACCCTCAGCTGGGCTACACCTGAACCACAGGTAACGTCCTCCTATCAGCTCTCCTCCAACATCAAACCGCTCCcctctacttcccttccattggCTCTTCTCCCTACTTATACCCATTCAGCCCTCTGcttgttgctgagcataaaccatcGTCTATGCACCGTGCTCACTGCGGCATGCGTTATTGCTTGTATCCTGACATTGTCTGTTTAAAGTTGTGACCCCTGCGTGTACCTGGACCTGCCTCTTCTTTACACCTGGACTTCGGCTGGTATTTGAattcccgctctctcctctccttgacctCGGCTAATGGACTACGGTTGTTCTtttctctccaaccccggaccacggcaagtaccacgacctacctacactctcctaccctgacccggctataccTCCTTGTCTCTGCTATCCGGACCTGGCCCCGTGGTTGTAGGGCCAAAGGTTATACACATcaccacctcagccccgcagactagtccaggttgtagtgagcatcTGTGAGAGTTAGAGGGCGTCTCTCAGCCTGTTATAGATGCTGGTATTGTGTGCAGGAAGTTCACATTATAATGTTAAGATTGTTTTATATAATGTTGTGGGGGTTTGCCCCTATAAAACTGTATGGCATAGCCACCCTAATTCCCTTTGTTAGACCTAAATATTCTTGCACCTTGTCATAGATGGGAATTAAACAATGCTTTgcggcccctctggcagagaaggggttaaaaaaagGACATACCTTTGGGATCTGCTTTTTCCCTGCCGCCTTCAAAATGCCTCTGCCAACCGACTCGTACGTGTTCTCCTGCAAGGGATTGGGGAGCTGGATTTTCTCGTATAAATGCCCGGTCGTAATCTCGTTGGCTGTGCAGGTGGAGACAGTGGAAATGTGATCGTAGGTGGTCGTGCAAGACAGCGAGATCTTGGAGAGCTGGTCCAGGCCGTGATGTTCAGTCATGGGTCGGAGACCTCTGAAGGGTATCTGTTCATAAAGATGGGGGAGATCAGACTCGGAAACCTTAGCATGCCAATGCAGACCACATGTCTCCCCAACCCTTTCACGTAGCAGGGGGCCATCAACCAGTTTATTATCCAGTGTCTTAAACCCATCAGCACACTGGAAAGACGTTGCAAACTTCATCTCCACAACCTCGTAGTCTGAAAGTTCCTTCACATTAGTGACCAATCTGGGTGTTCTTGACCCTGTGTCTAACGATAGCTTCATTGCTTCTTGACTCATGGATGTAGATTGGGGGACGCTCTTAAGATGTCCAAGACTTTCAGGCAGGCTCTGTCTATGTTCTACATCAACCTCAGAATACAGAAGCTTCGGAGTCTTGGTCGCCACAATGCTTTTTTGATTGAGTTGTGTCTTTTTGACCAAAGAATAGAATACGTCCACCTTCCTACTTGGGGAATACATCCTTGCATTTGCATCTTTCTGTTTTTTCTTAGCTACATCTCCCAACCGGCATGGAGAACAAACCCTCGTTTTGTTTGGGCTTCTGTCTGGTTCGATCATTTCATGTCTGTCTCCCATGTATTTTGTCGGCTTGGAATACATTTCGTCATCGTGTACAGTTCTTTGTAGTGAAGTATTAAGTAGAATGTGGTTTCTCTCTGGTAATGGTGGCACAAAGTCCTGCAACGTACAGTATGCAATACCTGAGTATTATTGTCAATATACCCAAACGTAATATGTACCACTACTTTCTTAATAACACACCTACAGTTCTACCTAAGGAAACATTGATTATTTGATCAATATCTATTTCCTAAGCAGAAATGTTATACAGACCAACATGGCTATTCCCTAATGTGTAAAACATTCAGAATTTCTTATTAAAGTCAGGCGCAGCACCATTGCTTTTTAATGACACTTCAATCGCTGACCATATAGCTGAATAAAATATGCACTTTATTGCTGTTTTTTGGATCTGCCCGCCACAAAGATATCAATTGCAAAGTAAAAGTCCTTGTGTGATTTCTTGAATCAATAATAATTCAATTGAATAAATTTCTATTTTAGTTTTCACTGAGATTATTAGTGTTTCTGCTTCTTGAGCTAAAAATGTTAATCGACAAAAAATCAGGTTGACTTCCTCCATTGTGGAGCAGTCAGCAGCAGTCATGTAAGCAAACATGGAGAACACTAGACATAGGCATGGATTATGCGTCGGAGGATATAGTACTACTGTATGTTGGCCATTAATTTTTCTGTTTTAACTTCTTgagttgtaaaaaaaataatattacaagGTCCCCCCATGTTCAGTCCGTGAGACAGAGAGGAACCAGCTAGCCAGGTTTtcaagactaaatccagagacctgacaccaacccctgcccaccaaccaagcaagctctaatgcacctaacccaccaaccaagcaagctctcaatgcacctaacccataacccgaccataatgtttcCTCTGCTGCCCAcctaccaagcaagctctcaatgcacctaacccataacccgactgtaagaggacatgtgcagaggtatgcaatggagacttttttaaggtgaaattaaataaggcttttattgcgcctgtttctttaacacaagaaaatcatccaaacatatgcaaataaggggtcaaataaAGCTTTTGTTCCACTTGGGCGTATTTcaagtgaaacctatgcagtccacaactccctttagattagcatgtctttcagccccaaacatatatcttgatatgtgcagatatacaaaaagtcttataaaggaaagtcttatctgtttctttagttggaggggatgtcttctctgttcctgggttgctgccttttcctcaggctatatcagcattcaggtttagaggtactttcccctgtgtcttactGGCAGcgtgcaggctcaagacatctgttcttatggtcagtcccacaacttgtgagactcaggaaaaatctcacttcctgtctcaaaggcaggcttttctaccaaacctaatcaggcaggtggtgttggttaattgactaccagcagttaaccaccacactgctggattagaggcacatttcctgaacagggataaatcccctgttacaccgaccataatgttcccttcgctgcccaccaaccaagcaagctctcaatgtatgtaacccataacccgaccataatgtgcCCACCACTGCCAAGCAAGCTttcaatgcatctaacccataacccgaccataatgtgcCCACCACtgccaagcaagctctcaatgcatctaaTCCATAACCCGACAATAATGTGCCCACCACTGCCCAcctaccaagcaagctctcaatgcacctaacccaccaaccaagcaagctctcaatgcacctaacccataacccgaccacaATGTTCCCACCCagacccaccaaccaagcaagctctcagtgcacctaacccataacctgaccataatgtgcccacccctacccaccaaccaagcaagctctcagtgcacctaacccataacctgaccataatgtgcccacccctacccaccaaccaagcaagctctcaatgcacctaacccataacccgaccataatgttcccacccccacCAACCAAGTAAGCTTTCAGTGCACCTAACcgataacctgaccataatgtgcccaccaaccaagcaagctctcaatgcacctaacccataaccccgACCATATTGTGCCCACCCCTTTCAACCGCAATGACCTCTTAACAATTACTCTATGATCTAATCTATATGTAACCACACCATTGTTCTACTGACTAATGTACAGTGCCCCTGGATAAGGacactatataaatgttgttataaatcaATAACATGACGCTTATGAACATTTACTGTAATTAACAATAAGCCTTATCACTAACAAAACCTGTTTAGGGCGTTTTGATGCTCTgacaaaacctggcctgttggttgcTTATCAGGACTGAACTTGGGGAGCTCTGAATGATCATTTAATGAAAGGCATATCTTCATATGGTAACGTACCTCAGCACATGGTCCACGTCCTTCACCTGACCCCTGAGCGCTCGGCCGGGGAAAACCTCTCTGAGATTTGGGTGGGAGAGTCGGGGGCTTCAGTGCAGAGAGGACACTTTCCCTTTCAGCGGTTGACGAGTTGCGCAATCCGGTCTTGGGCTCCCGTTTCGCTGGCTGTCCCGGCGTGATCTCGTCATATATGTTATGATCGGAAAACTGCAGAGGAGACAAACACCTTATTCTGTATGAAGGCcaaatacattcaaacatacaTTCCAACTACAGAAGCCattcttgttcttgtatagcgctgctagttgtacgcagcgctttacagagacattttgcaggctgaggccctgccccatggagcttacaatctattttttggcgcctgaggcacagggagataaagtgacttggtcacaaggagccgacaccgggaattgaaccaggctcccctgcttcaaactcattgccaggcagtgtctttactcactgagccactccttctcccttctcccttaaAAGAccatcttctggtgctttgcacctttctggacattatcccctgttcctataaccgtaagtgtaattattaagtgtattctgcagttgtcgtgtgtttgcctatcaagggaataaatctcagtttattttgctcaacttgttctgctcaattgggacccacaaaatataaatgtgttattaagtgtgtcatcgtgacaagcatttaaaactggtggcagctggtgggatactgattgagcctatattgcagtgtcctgcggggctctgtaatatagtgaggaccttgtagattgcaagctcctcagacaagtggcaacttgcACACACTTCCAAAGAGCACAAGATAATTCACTTGTCTCTGGACCCATACCCCAGTGGCACCCTGAGTCCacgctcaggaaggttttgtACCTGGAACCGGGCGCAGATAGTGGAGAGATGTGTGTGGTATGGTTTCACGACAGACGGCCGTTCAAAGActcagctggaggaggatttagaagaatatgagggcaggatggccccaccagctgctgtggcagcagacagtactcagcccggagtgcaggagttCCCTCCAGCTCCTGGGCTGCAAGGACAACGATGAGGATGTCAGTGACCACCTGGAAGAGGGTGGCGTGGTGCCAGGGGGCAGATGGATCAGTCGCTGCGGCGACCGGACTTGCTACCTCTGAACTCATTGCACTCCTCACCGCCTGGGGAGAAGGGGTTAGCTATGAACAGCGACTCCAGCTCCTGTCGACAGCGCTTGGAAggacccctcactcccaccttgtcagcggggaacaggacgttcccagagtaactgctgtgtaagcagcagagccagcaaatgaatatgtaaccagcagagccttggtgagcaacgcagcagtccccagagaggAAGCCATTCTGACTAGGGGGGACCAGTTTGCACCTCAGTggactcccaaacatacagtgggcagcaacacgccctatactggggagttcaagcttgagagatggtgctatcattgccacaaggtgggccacatccggccacattacccggaccgtgagcggtctgggggaccccatcaggggcaacgttcacaagctgcagggccagtaacccagattgggctggcccacacagaggaacagagcacagccatgcagccacaaccaagagggatgtCCCAGGCAGATGCTGCTTTTTTCACCTCAAGAgtcagcagcagtgagcagaggatgtccaagtgcatcagtcgagatgcagcctgctgatgtcctgagcagacacccacggagggttacctttggtgaccggcaagcagggagtttgccagatttgggtgctgctgttattctggtgcagccagaagatttgctcccgggaaccggggtgcaaagaaccatgcctgatggagggctgcGGTCCTTCCATAGTGCCCAGATCATTTTGGATGAgggtgccaatcatggcatgagggaggtgggggttttgtccagggtaactgctgaggtgcgccttagcaataacctggagcctgggatctgtgtggttgctgcggaattgcctgctgttgcggcGATTCCGAAGAGCCTGTCATCAGGGATCACAGAAGAAGCAGCCCCTGTCCCCTTGCATTTGGAACCTACGGTTCCAGcagtctctgaggagaccagacaggtaagccagactactgagtcgcgaccagtgactgacttactgttccctttacctgctcctgtgacccctgacttagagactaagggtgggtggttagaattaGGGACAGCCGATAGGGATGCAgagaaagctgaccccagcttagaaggtatgggactgcgggcgtccgagtcctgggaaagcggggggtcagaccacaggctgtggcaccgcgggctctggggtagggagccaagttctaccgggttagccaggggctggacaggtagaagacggttagtgggacccagggagggtaggcagcaagtgttgcaggtagccttccccagtccgctagtggggcatcagggggtcactcacatgagaacccagctgtttcagccttacttctggccggaggcagaaggggcagtggcagactttggccacccctgggaccAATAACCCATATCCGCAGTGGACCCTCGGGACATGCTATTACTCTCCTTACTCTGCTTCTTCTCCTTATTATATTATCCTTTATTACTCTTagctaaatattatatatatttaaaggatTAATGGATgtctattttaatattttataattCTGATAAACTAAaattgtgtttctttttattccagcatggtttttttatattttttatatatttatgttataTTTATGGTAGGCTAGAATATAGGTGAGCTAACTGTctatttgtgtttttaaattttgtcaataaagttgttgttttaaaagtaatagtATATCTTCCCCATCACTTTGACCATggctcagatgattggtctaacttTAATAGTCTGGccaatgagacatctctgagaggtatttaaacctctgggtaatggccaaaaattattccctgaagaagtacttaGATGTACGAAAAACGCGTTGGATGTATGTAACCTATGCCactatattgttttattgttcCCTGGATCTGCACTAAATCCATGATATATTTTTTGAGTCATTGCGCTGACCGAGCGGCTTTTACGCCGCTTCAGAGACTCTAAGGGACTTTTCTCCTGCTCCTTCACTATTGCCACGGGaattgtgacgtcactccgccatATCACGTGAGctagcggcatcgtggcacgctgtgcagGCGCACACAATTGCGGAAGTGTTTGTTGAGCCTCTCCACCGGCTCTGAACTGCCCGGCTACTGCAGCAGCTGTCTAAAAGGTGATATCTCCATAGGAGAAACGAAGGActgtaaaaaggaaaaaaaaccctGAAAGAGGCATATTGACGCTTGAGACTCGGTTCCACTGAGTACCTGAACCTGCAGTGGAGCCAGACTGCTGTTAAGGAATATCATCACAGAGGTTCCTGTAGAGAAAGCTGAGTACCAGACTCCCCTGTCTACAACCATGGAGTGGTAActgagtgtgatacacactaaatgctTATGATTTTCcaaattgatgtacgcagattttatacccctCACATattgtaatacacatttattacctgcttcactatttggcgttgtgcgctgttttctttttgtttccacccctgggacgcctgccagccagagggtaaagcgggtgattatgtgcagatgctcctgaacctgttaccaggaatggggaacgtgtttcaggaagtagctcgggcagtgccaggcctcttaggtaggatagggtttcctaggggggtcctagttgagctaggggcctggggaggtaggcaggcaggggcagaagcCATGGCTAGGGTAGAGCAGCCTAGGGTTCTGTTACCAGACAAGCTGGGAAGGGCACATAGTACAGATCAGCCTGTGCTTCCAGgtgatctgcatcctctgcataagCATACCTATGGAGTTTCAGCAGAGGTGGAAGACAGTgtagagaggaaggcaaagggggggtcagtcttcagccttcagaatggcctctgtgagtttttcagggtgccattcaggatgaggaatgctctggctacctcccaccgcctggtcaggagggcactagagagagtgcagaagtATGTAGGGACATACAGGGAGAGGATAGTTGGCTTCAGGCAGATCTGGGGTTTGTACCCA is drawn from Ascaphus truei isolate aAscTru1 chromosome 18, aAscTru1.hap1, whole genome shotgun sequence and contains these coding sequences:
- the LOC142469205 gene encoding uncharacterized protein LOC142469205 produces the protein MCSPHRGKERCRHFVINQLPNGELVVSGDICSHDSLPALISHYQTSPIQPFGEKLIQSYVKFSDHNIYDEITPGQPAKREPKTGLRNSSTAERESVLSALKPPTLPPKSQRGFPRPSAQGSGEGRGPCAEDFVPPLPERNHILLNTSLQRTVHDDEMYSKPTKYMGDRHEMIEPDRSPNKTRVCSPCRLGDVAKKKQKDANARMYSPSRKVDVFYSLVKKTQLNQKSIVATKTPKLLYSEVDVEHRQSLPESLGHLKSVPQSTSMSQEAMKLSLDTGSRTPRLVTNVKELSDYEVVEMKFATSFQCADGFKTLDNKLVDGPLLRERVGETCGLHWHAKVSESDLPHLYEQIPFRGLRPMTEHHGLDQLSKISLSCTTTYDHISTVSTCTANEITTGHLYEKIQLPNPLQENTYESVGRGILKAAGKKQIPKFNLESCLFNQLQLLLAAPREVNSLMKNKDDSFLQRRSENPSGKIKIKL